The sequence CATGATCTTGTGTCTAGGAGCTCTACATCCCCAAGAGATGGTGCGCCGGTTCCTAAATCCCACAGCACCCGACTGAAAGGGCTAAAAGCTACTGTAAGTGGTATAGCTGTTTGTAATGTTTCAGGGACCTGAATCCACGGTTCTTGGAATAAATCACAGTCCTGTAGGTCCTTGCATAGGTTTTCTACTCTTTGGGAAAGGTAGTCTTTAAGTTGTGGCTGCCATGTGTTCTCCAGTTCCTGGTCTTCAAGGGATTTTGGTTTCTTCTCTGGATCTAATTGTTTTAGATATCCTAGTCTCACATTAGCCTTTGTTTCCCCTCCATAACTCTGTGCATGTCCTCTATAGGGGATATCTGTATGGCTACTGGTACGCTTGAGGGTTGGAGAACCTGTAGAAAGGCTGATACCACTGTCTTCTTCATGGAGAGCTCTATCTGGACCTTCTTCTTGTACAGAACTCTCTTGGAAGTCTATATTTACTGTTACCTTACTTCCATCACTTGGATCTGGAGAACTCTCCAGGATCATCGGAGAAGGTTTTAGTATGTTGTTTATGAAGAGTTGACTCCCAAAcccactgtcagcactgctacgcATTGGAGAATCTCGAGGCTCTCCCATCAGATGTTCTTTCAAGATGGTCTCCCAGCATAGGGTGGCTTCAATAACAGGAGAGGCAGGTCTATCCATCCAGGACCAACTTCTTTGAATGAGAGACTTCTGGAGAGAATACAATGAATTATTGTTATAATGAATGTATTTTCTGTTCTTATTGAAGTATCCTTCCTTGTAAGAATTAGCTATATGGTGGTGTCTACAACTAAGTAAGTATTAACCACCCAACAATGCGTGTGATATTCCTAAGTTCTCAACTCGGGTTATCTGGTGCATTGTTTTAATTGTGATCAACTCACCAGTGTCTTAGGGGTCTTCACAACGCCACGAATATATAGACAGATGAAGACATTGGCGCAGATCAGTAGGACCAGAAAGCACAGGATGCAGACAGCCAGTATCAGAAGAGTAGTGCTTGACAACCCTGTGAGGATATAGACAGATATGGATCACTATTGTAGATGTACAGAAAGTTATAGACATTAGAGACAGCACAATAAGTCATAATCATATAATTCAGAAAGAGGTCCTTCCCGATATCTATGGAGGTTTTCATCTCCTTGGAACCATTAAATAGATGTTGAAATCCAACATTCCCTATTGTTCCTTCCTCCTACATCGTTGGCAGGGAAGATGTGTTTTGGAACAATAAAAATACCATCAAGTTCatggacaatggggctcatttactaagggtccgcgggaccGTGATTCCGTCAGGTTTCCAGAATATGTCCATTGTGCGCcgagttgcccctggtttttggcgcacgtgatcggattgcggcgccggtttgcacgcggcagaaatcagggagcgtggccgtcggacaaccagatggatttggacaaaccgctgaatttaaaaacggaattgtgttgcaagatcagcacttacatgaatcaggaagaagcaggtgaactccgacggacctggcTGCAGAAGCGAcgaatgcaggaactcaggcgcacaggcttagtgaatcacggcagacccgaatcctcgtcggacaacgcaccgcggaattgcaacagaaccgggtaagtaaatctgccccaatgacttaccTTGTTCTGGGAGATAAATGCAGATTTCTGAAGATGGTTCTCCAATGTTTGGACGCGATGCTATTGCTGGCTGAACACTCAGGCAGTACTCATTCGACCCGGCAAGGTCTTGAATACTAAAACTTTCCGCACTCTCCACACGCTGAAACTAATAAAAACAAGACTAAGAAGCTGGAAACTGCATGAACACATAGTACTCGCTCCCCAACATATGACTACCATAAGGTGTATGGATATTTCAGTgcttttaatgtaatgtcccgcAGAACGGGTCATCACTAAATTTAGCTTTGGTTAGTTCTAACACCTTTAAGGCTGGAGTTTCCCGTGGTTTGATAAGTAATAGCTATAGTAATTGTTATTTTATGTTGAAACTTTTGTTATCTTtcctgcagaatcacagactgtgaTTGGTTGGCAGCTCAGCATGCTTTGGAATGAGCTCTGCAAGAATCCAGATTGCTGCCCAAGCAGCAAAGCCAACCTGATATAAATGTAGACAGTAAGCTACCATTTTCATGTTGTCTTTTTTGTAGCTACactgaagttttttttatatgtatgtttttattaTGTATGTCTGACTTCTTGCTAATGTATTACAACAAGTATTTTATCTGCCTGTTGGTAGGACTTAACACTTGACTGTAGATCAGGACTTGGTAAGACTATCAATCTACATCCGGCATGGGTGGTTGTGTAGGTGTGGAATGAACTTTAGGCCCCGGCACATGAAAGATTACTTGCGCTACAAAATTGGTATCAGCTCCATATTGCCTTTTCTTTCAATCAGACTTCAAAATATTTATGGCCTGTGTTGCTTAATATTTGATAACTACGCACTTCATGTACAATGTACCAGTACACAAATAAAGGGAAATTTATGGTTTATCTGGCCCTCTTTCTGGGCTGAATGGAGAGACTGCTGTGCATGCATGGCCactctccattcaggtctatgagaGCGCTTTAGCTCTATGCTACATGCTCAACTTTCGTGGTtactcccatagacttgaatggagagTGGCAGCGCATGCGCGGATAACTCAACACCTGCTCAACGACAGGAAGCCGGTCAGCGGGATCCACATCAATCATGTACGGTAGTTATAACATTTCATTCAAAGTATATGTAGAATTTTCAGCCAATATAAACAAaattgacatacactcaccggccactttattaggtacacctgtccaactgctcgttaacacttaatttctaatcagccaatcacatggcggcaactcagtacatttaggcatgtagacatggtcaagacaatctcctgcagttcaaaccgatcatcagtatggggaagaaaggggatttgagtgcctttgaacgtggcatggttgttggtgccagaagggctgctctgagtatttcagaaactgctgatctactgggattttcacgcacaaccatctctagagtttacagagaatggtccgaaaaagaaaaaacatccagtgagcggcagttctgtgggcagaaatgccttgttgatgccagaggtcagaggagaatgggcagactggttcgagctgatagaaaggcaacagtgactcaaatcgccacccgttacaaccaaggtaggcagaagagcatctctgaacgcacagtacgtcgaactttgtggcagatgggctacagcagcagaagaccacactgggtgccactcctttcagctaagaacaggaaactgaggctacaatttgcacaagctcatcgaaattggacagtagaagaattctgctgcgacattcggatggtagggtcagaatttggcgtcaacaacatgaaagcatggatccatcctgccttgtatcaacggttcaggctggtggtggtggtgtcatggtgtggggaatattttcttgccactctttgggccccttggtaccaattgagcatcgttgcaatgccacagcctacctgagtattgttgctgaccatgtccatccctttatgagcacaatgtaccctgtaacatctgatggctactttcagcaggataatgcgccatgtcataaagctggaatcatctcagactggtttcttgaacatgacaatgaggtcactgtactcaaatggcctccacagtcaccagatctcaatccaatagagcatctttgggatgtggtggaacgggagattcgcatcatggatgtgcagccgacaaatctgcggcaactgtgtgatgccatcatgtcaatatggaccaaaatctctgaggagcttccagcaccttgttgaaactatgccacgaagaattgaggcagttctgaaggcaaaagggggtccaacctgttactagcatggtgtacctaataaagtggccggtgagtgtatatattcatcAGTGTTCTTGGAACATGGACTAAATGCAAACATATCTGATATATTTTGAGCACACAACAATTTGCCGAATCTTACCATGTGATTATCTTTGGCTCTCCGGATCTGTACTTTATATAAGCGGTTATATGGGAATATTTCCTTGTATGCGCAGGTTATGTTGCCCTTTGTGATCTTGGGTAGAGAGAGTTTTACACGTACTGAGGAGCCATTCACATCAACCATTACAGATGGCGGGGGGAGGATAACTGTGGGAAAATCATATGATTAGTATGTTACATTATTTGAAAGGGGTGGATTTACTAAATAAATTCACTACAATTCTCACCTAATGGCAGCTAAAAAATTAGTGTAAATGTtgcgcgccacatttatcatgtcttTTCTTCTACTTTATCTGGAAAGTGGTGCAACTTGTTGACAAGGTAGTAATTTTAATTCCCTCACCGATTTAGACCATCTGGGGAGCTGCCGTATACCCAAGTTATTCTACCATAAATGGATGTTACAAAGGATGTTACTTTGTTGCCCTTTGATGTACCCTAGACCACCCCCTTACTCATCAGGAGTGTTAACTCTAAACCACCTAAAACCATTAACTACCCTAGATAACAAAGAATATATCATCCCTTCAATGCACCTGGAAAGCCaccattaaagggattggccactttttcTCTAATCTGTacgtgtggggggcagaatattaggtaatttacctttTACCATTGCTTAGCACGTTGTACAGGAAGTATTTGACAATAAGTTATAAAAAGACCAAAATCAAGGGCAATTACCTTCTTTAAATGTATATCGTGTTGATCGAGTCCACTTTGATGTCTGGTTTCCAAGAACACTCCTGACCCTTCCCAAATATCCAAGGTTTTGGGGCAAAGTCTCCAAGGTGAGATCACATGATTTATGGCTTATATGGTGACAATGTGAGACAGAGACCCAGCTGGAGCCATAACTGGAACATAATATTAAGATTATGTTTTCATCCTTGATTCGAGGAATATGCATGTGATTACTTTTCCATGCTGGCCGTCTCTTACCTTGCATACTGAACTTCATACAAGATGCCATCATTGTTGGTTCTGTCATGGTCCCAAACTAAAATGTGGGTGCAAAATTTCGATTGGAAGGAGACATGGGTGGGAGATGTTACATTTTCAcctgtaaaaaaaacatatatatatttttttaattttaattaattttatcaTTAGAATATCGAGTCTTCATAGTTTCATCATCTcctagtaaaatatatttttgaggCTCCTCTGGGACCCCTATGTCTCATGGAATTGGACTTGGTTGGTGCTGTACCCTTTTGGCAGATTCAAGAAAGTGCTAATGTACCATTCAAACAAGGAACAAGGGATCCTGTACCTGTAATCAGTGAGGTTCTCAATTGTAGGGCCCCTACCATTCACTTATCACCTATACCATGAGTGAGCAGCCTTGGTGGCTTTCAAGACACCTATACAACCCAATGGAAAGATTCATGTATTTGCAAACGTCTCCTATTTGCTAACAGCAATAGAAGCATAATCTTTTGTATTATACCGTTATCGGGATACATTTTCCAGGGAAAAGCCCTAGTCAAAAACTATTTTCTCTAAAGCACCTGCAACTAACACATTGTAGCTCTGTCCCATTCACTTGAATTGAAGAAACCACTGATTGATCATAGCCATTATGCTATTAGTTTTGGTCATTAGACCTATGGTCAGACTGGATATATGGCCACTGCATGGTCTGGGCAATACCTACAGAAAATTCTGCAGAGTTACACATTGAGATGGAGGGACCGGTAGGGACCAGGGGAGCCCATTTGccccacagtgctgcacagaaaaTAAAGGCTTGCCTCACatgatctcctcctccttccagagtGAGCAGGTTGCAGCAGTCCCTCCCCTCTATGAAACTGCCCTGTATCTTTTTTCTACACATCCTACAGACTCGCAGAGATAAACTgcacagagagagaagagaacaaTCACAGACTTCTGAAGAGGAAACCATATAACCTTCTAGAAATAAGTAACCTTCTGGACATCACAAAAGTTATTGCTTTGTGAAagtacaattaaaggggttctccattgACATAATGTAGAAGTCAGCCCCAATCCACAGACCCTGACGGATCACAAGAGCAGGGCTCTGTTGtacccagggtcggctccaggtttcagtaggcccctgggcaaaagaatctcagtgggcccctttgcagtgaactcacatggcggcattaaaaattcagaaactaaaacagtctcctgtttccaaAATTATCAccacaaacagccccctcatggttattatatataaacacctctcacaccctatggagtcattacagcccctctcccccatggattccttatgtacagccttatgtaggcccccagtatctctgggccctggcaattgcccaggtatgcccagtgctggcaccggcacTGATTGTACCCTCTGTTTTAGCTGtagatgaagagagcagccggTTGCGCATGCACCAGTTGCTCTATTcttctctatgctgatgacagaAATTGCTTAATTCCGCGTTCGGCTATCtccgtcagcaccatagagatgattAGGGAAGCCGGCGCATGCGCGACcagctgctctgttcatctcAGGAAACAAAGGGGGTGCAACAGACCTCTGTTTTCGTGATCCATTTGGGTCCCATCACTGTAACCCACACTGATCTATTTGGTTTTGCATTAATACTACTGAAATCTACTGAGTAATGCAAAAAGACAAATATTAATATCATGTATGAATGGATTTCTTGGAATcggtatacaaaaataaaatgaattaataTTCACTACAAGAATCCAGATTTCACCTGTTCAGACGGTGACAGGGTCTCCACTAGTCCATCGACAAATACCAATCAGAGGTGACCCGATTCAGCCAGGGATTGGATGAGAGGGAACAGGAAGTTGAGGCCAGGGGGGGAGCACTGGGCAGGGAAAGCCAAGGGATCGGTGACATGAATATTGCTTCTTTTACTCTTTTTTTACTATTCTGAGCTTTtattacaaaaagtaaaaatgtttccCGTTCAGCCTTCTTTAACCCCTCCTTACATCATTATTCCATTCCTACGTTAAACAGGAACAACGTCGACATTGCACAGCTTTACAGTAAGTTCCCATAAGTGCTATAGTACGGAAGCTGCAACAGAAACCTTCAATGTGTACAAAGGAAATGAGCACAAGTTGTCTGTGAGACATGAGTAGGGTATTTTTGACGCTGGAAAAGTAAAGTTTATCAACATACAGTATTACTAATGTCATGGAGGAAAGTTATAAGGATTTGCCTAATTTCCGCGGTAATATCAGACTCAATTTAACCATAGTATGCAAAATCAGCAATGAAGTAGTATACTGATAACTTCCCCTCCGCGTTCTCAGGCTATATTAGGGAAGTTGTGGCCATACGTCAATAATCCTGTCGGGGGTTTTCCATCATTGTACTATCCTAACATATGAAATCATATGAGTGATACTCACTGGTTTCTGATGTGTTCACCATTACACCCTATTATATGGTCTACGGGGTTCATTGGTTTCTCATGTGTTCACCATTACACCATTCTTTATGGTACATGCTATAGGTTCAATGGgatccgttttttttttatattacaccCTTCCTTATTGTAGAAATGTATGGATGTCTCGTACACCATTACACCTTTCCATATGGTAGGGATTCATTGGTGTCTCATTTGTTTACCAGTGCTCCCTTCACTGGGTTTATTGGTTTCTCATGTCTTCACCATTACACCCTGCCATATATTAAATACTATGGGTTGATTGGTATCTGATGTGTTCAGCATTACAACCATCCAAATGGTAGATACTATGGGATCAATGGTTTCTGGTATGTTCACCCTTACACCTTCCCCAAGTGgtatatactatgggggtcatttactaatggcccgaatcacgtttttccaacgggttatccgcaaatttccgatttgcgccgattttccctgaattgccggcATGTACgtgtcggaaatcgggggggcgtggacttacgaaaacccgacggattcagaaaaaccgccgcatttaaaaaaaaaaagtattgcttgacacacgcttacctgcacccacgataggacggtaaacttcagtgcattccgatgaacttcagtgcagcagcgacacctggtggacgtcggaggacacctagtgaatcccggcagaacccgaatcctcctcagagaacgcgccgctggatcgtgaatggaccgggtaagtaaatctgcccctatgtgttcattAGTATCTGATGTGTCCACCATTACAACCATCCAAATGGTAGATACTATGGGATCAATGGTTTCTGATATGTTCACCCTTACACCTTCCCAAGTGGTATATACTGTGGGTTCATTAGTATCTATTGTGTTCACCATTAGAACCATCCAAATGGTATATACTATGAGGGGCCACAATGAAGTGTGaccaaaaaatagaaatgaaagaaAACTGATGGATTTACAAACGGTGGAAACATTTTTCGCCCAAAAATAAAACAAGTAGAGAGcatcagaaaacaccaatattatggcgCCTGCACTTCATAAATTTAGGCGCAAGAGGTGCAGAGAGGAAAAAAACAACAACGCaagttttccgtttgaaaggccataataaatgacccctataGGTTAATTTTTTTCTACTGGGTTCACCCTTACACCTTCCCATGTGGTATATACTATGGATTCATTAGTATCGGATGTGTTCACCATTAGAACCATCCAAATGGTAGATATTATGGGTAAATTTTTACCCCTCTTCATATGGATACTATGCATTTATTGGTTTCTCATGTGTTCATCATTACACCCTTCAATATAGTAGATCCTATGAGTTCAATGGTTTCCGATTTGTCCACCCTCATACTCTTCTATATGGTAAATAATTTAGGTCACTATATGAGTTGCTAAAATTTCGATTATAAATTGTACACATGTATACATGACATTTATATATGCTGTAGATTCATCACTTGTATAGGTCCCTGTTCCTACAATCCAAATATTTCTTTATGTATAGTgtggaaaataaataaatcaaacaaTAGGAATCCAAGCAACATTGACTAGAGCATATACACCCCTGGGGTGTAATTTTAGAGGTGCATAGGATTTGTCATGGGGTATAAGGTGTTTATTTCCCATGTCAAGAgaattatataataatttattataattgGGGGTTTTGGTAAAGATTTAGAATTGAGGTCCGGTATCATAAAGTTTTACCTCTGCAATATCCATATAGATTTTGCCTTTGGTCAGATTATAATCCAGGATCCCAGGGCTACAAAACAACAAACCTATTATCTACAAGGAGTAATAACATAAAATTGGTCATAGGTACAATAATAATCTCCCCATTCATCCTTCGTTCTTTCCATCAATCCTTAAAAACTCATAACAGATAAGAAGTAAATCTGCATATTTAGGAAATCATCTTGTAATTACCTTCTCTTAGTGACAGTAGACACGCGGCGACACTCAGAAATGGCACACAGCCCAGCACGGAGAGACACAGCTTTGCCATAGAGACTAATTCTCATTGCTTAGTCATACAATGCTCAAAAGTCAAACTTATCCGTCCTGATACTTCCTCATTGTCCTCCACGCCTTGGAGGAGGTGTCCACAAGTCCCACGCAAGGAAATACCGGGGAGATTTGTAAGAGCCtcctgaaaaaaacaaaaaatgctaCACAATCACTTACATAGTGGAAGATGTACAGTGTGCCAGAGGATCTTTTACTGTATGTGGGTGGTGCGGCTATGATTTTGTTCTATAATAAACTAGATGAAGctacaaaagtacaaaaaaaaacacagttattGTTCTGCCATGTTGGAATTGGGTACATGCTATCAGGGGTGAACCTTAACTCTATGCCAACTATTAAATGGCGCCCCCTacaccccatccagtagtaatatatcaggttattttttttagtatgtgggttctccatgcagtgtgtcacacccatgctgacatctggtAATAAGAAACACTATTTTTACATGTCAAGCTTTGCTTTTTAGCAGATGGTTGCACCCCTAATCTTGTACCACCATATTGCATCAGTCGGCgctgtctgaggcaagaggctcagctcGCCTAAGGATTGGTTCACCTCTGCCTGCTATTGACCCCAAATGGACCACTCTTAACAGGGTAAATGGTTGCAGTTCTTAAATTTAGTCAAGATAAGTAATTCCACCTTCATCACTAGCTGCTCCCTATGTATGAACCCATGTGTTTTTCCATCTACCCTGGAAGTTACCCCCAATGCCCTAAAGATTACAAAGTACAGAATGCAAAATCACCATAAAAATATGGACAATGCATGGTTCATCAAGAGTGAGTTGGGATAAGTAAATGTTCATCCCTAGTAAGTCAGAGTCATGTCTTATAACTAGTCTATCGTGACTATTCGCACATCATGTATcaggatatagtatatactttATACAGAATCTCCATGAAGAGATTTCATTGCACTATGAgctgagaaggggggggggaggggggttacagGTTAACAATTCCACTGTCTCTGTATCTTTCGGAGATGCTTCCTGCGCATTCCAGGTGAAGACACATCATCAGGTTCTGTACTGATTAACCCTTACTGCGCTGCAAAGACTGAGGATGCAGGTGTGAGCATACAGCAGTTTATGAAGCGGCGTCAGAAAATACAGGTCCTGAATCCTACAGGGAGATTATACAAGAGATAATTATTGTATATACCCCAAATCTTAACTTTCTTGAACTTATTAAAGTATGGAATAAGTGTATAATAGGATAGGAGAGCCATTTGCTTGTGTGTGGCCAGTTGGTCTACTCTTTTCAGAGTACAATGGACCCTCATTTTTG comes from Engystomops pustulosus chromosome 6, aEngPut4.maternal, whole genome shotgun sequence and encodes:
- the IL10RA gene encoding interleukin-10 receptor subunit alpha; translated protein: MAKLCLSVLGCVPFLSVAACLLSLREGENVTSPTHVSFQSKFCTHILVWDHDRTNNDGILYEVQYASYGSSWVSVSHCHHISHKSCDLTLETLPQNLGYLGRVRSVLGNQTSKWTRSTRYTFKEVILPPPSVMVDVNGSSVRVKLSLPKITKGNITCAYKEIFPYNRLYKVQIRRAKDNHMFQRVESAESFSIQDLAGSNEYCLSVQPAIASRPNIGEPSSEICIYLPEQGLSSTTLLILAVCILCFLVLLICANVFICLYIRGVVKTPKTLKSLIQRSWSWMDRPASPVIEATLCWETILKEHLMGEPRDSPMRSSADSGFGSQLFINNILKPSPMILESSPDPSDGSKVTVNIDFQESSVQEEGPDRALHEEDSGISLSTGSPTLKRTSSHTDIPYRGHAQSYGGETKANVRLGYLKQLDPEKKPKSLEDQELENTWQPQLKDYLSQRVENLCKDLQDCDLFQEPWIQVPETLQTAIPLTVAFSPFSRVLWDLGTGAPSLGDVELLDTRS